A genomic window from Sphingomonas taxi includes:
- a CDS encoding ATP-dependent Clp protease proteolytic subunit, whose translation MHNPFETGDFMSPMASAGLGLQQTQAGLVPIVIEQSNRGERSFDIFSRLLRERIIFVTGGVEDGMASLITAQLLFLESENPKKDIFMYINSPGGVVTAGMAIHDTMQYIRPRVGTVCIGQAASMGSFLLASGEPGMRVALTNARIMIHQPSGGAQGMASDIEIQAKEILRIRARMNQLYAQYTGQPIEEIERRMDRDTFLEAHEAKEFGLVDEVFDKRPSPSEDVAQAA comes from the coding sequence ATGCATAATCCGTTCGAGACCGGCGACTTCATGAGCCCGATGGCCAGTGCCGGCCTTGGTTTGCAGCAGACCCAAGCGGGGCTCGTGCCGATCGTCATCGAACAGTCGAACCGCGGTGAGCGCTCGTTCGATATCTTCAGCCGCCTGCTGCGCGAGCGGATCATCTTCGTCACCGGCGGCGTCGAGGACGGCATGGCCAGCCTCATCACCGCGCAGCTGCTCTTCCTCGAGTCCGAGAACCCGAAGAAGGACATCTTCATGTACATCAACTCGCCGGGCGGCGTCGTCACGGCGGGCATGGCGATCCACGACACGATGCAGTACATCCGTCCGCGCGTCGGCACGGTCTGCATCGGTCAGGCGGCGTCGATGGGCAGCTTCCTGCTCGCCAGCGGCGAGCCGGGCATGCGTGTGGCGCTGACCAACGCGCGGATCATGATCCACCAGCCGTCGGGCGGGGCGCAAGGCATGGCGTCGGACATCGAGATCCAGGCCAAGGAAATCCTGCGTATCCGCGCCCGGATGAACCAGCTGTACGCGCAATATACCGGCCAGCCGATCGAGGAGATCGAGCGCCGGATGGATCGCGACACGTTCCTGGAAGCGCATGAAGCCAAGGAATTCGGTTTGGTCGACGAGGTGTTCGACAAGCGTCCGAGCCCCTCGGAAGACGTTGCCCAAGCGGCATAA
- a CDS encoding glycosyltransferase family 2 protein: MTQPTIAVLLPCYNEAAAIAQTVAGFRAALPDATVYVYDNNSTDDTVVVARAAGAVVRTERIQGKGNVVRRMFADIDADVYVMADGDATYDAASAPALVARLLDEQCDMVVGSRISQVQESYRRGHRFGNALLTGMLARLFGRSFTDILSGYRVFSRRFVKSFPSLSSGFEIETEISVHALELKMPCAEIETPYYARPEGSASKLSTYGDGFRILNTILTLYRIERPLLFFGVIGALLAGIAVAMSVPLAITYMHTHLVPRFPTAILITGLMIIAALCGFAGLILDTVVRGRREVRRLAYLTHPAPTAGA, encoded by the coding sequence GTGACGCAACCGACGATCGCAGTCCTGCTGCCCTGCTACAACGAGGCTGCGGCGATCGCGCAGACCGTCGCCGGCTTCCGCGCCGCGCTGCCGGACGCCACCGTCTACGTCTATGACAACAATTCGACCGACGACACCGTCGTGGTCGCGCGCGCAGCCGGCGCCGTGGTCCGGACCGAGCGCATCCAGGGCAAGGGCAATGTCGTCCGCCGGATGTTCGCCGATATCGATGCCGACGTCTATGTGATGGCCGATGGCGATGCGACTTATGATGCAGCCTCCGCCCCCGCATTGGTCGCGCGGCTGCTCGATGAGCAATGCGACATGGTCGTCGGCAGCCGGATCAGCCAGGTGCAGGAAAGCTATCGCCGCGGCCATCGCTTCGGCAACGCGCTGCTCACCGGCATGCTCGCGCGGCTGTTCGGGCGCAGCTTCACCGATATCCTGTCGGGCTATCGCGTCTTCTCGCGCCGCTTCGTCAAGAGCTTCCCGTCGCTGTCCTCGGGCTTCGAGATCGAGACCGAGATCAGCGTCCACGCGCTCGAACTCAAGATGCCCTGCGCCGAGATCGAGACGCCTTATTATGCCCGGCCGGAGGGGTCGGCGTCGAAGCTGAGCACCTATGGCGACGGCTTCCGCATCCTAAACACCATCCTGACGCTGTACCGGATCGAGCGGCCGCTGCTGTTCTTCGGGGTGATCGGCGCGCTGCTCGCCGGCATCGCGGTGGCGATGAGCGTGCCGCTGGCGATCACCTATATGCACACGCATCTGGTGCCGCGCTTCCCGACCGCGATCCTGATCACCGGGCTGATGATCATCGCCGCGCTGTGCGGCTTCGCCGGTCTGATCCTCGATACCGTGGTGCGCGGGCGGCGCGAGGTGCGCCGGCTCGCCTATCTGACCCATCCCGCTCCGACCGCCGGGGCTTGA
- the tig gene encoding trigger factor translates to MQTVETLNEGLKRAYTLTITAKDIDAKVDAEVKRIAPQVKMPGFRPGKVPANLVRKMHGESLAADALNSAIQQGVQQLIADKALRPAMQPSVALNDDYAPGQDAAVTVELEVLPAVPAPAIDSLKLERLTVPVADELVDEQLQKFADQSKKWDDADDKAAETGDLVTVDFVGKTADGVAFDGGTGTDMGVELGSGRLIPGFEEQLVGVKLGEEKVLNVTFPEDYGAKELAGQPATFEITVKKIQVAAESKIDEDLAKNLGLESLEQLRGLIKGQIEQEHNGLTRTHMKRKLLDQLAEGHDFEVPPSMVEAEFAQIWQQLEHEATHEEDPAAALAEMEAERDDYRKIAERRVRLGLLLSEIGQANGVEVSQQEMNRLIAQAAQQYRGEDQQRFIQYVQQEPMAAAQLRAPLYEDKVVDFLFDKAEVTDREATREELEAAIESEDGFATGTHTHDHDNHKPKAKKAAGEAKPKKAAAKKPVAEGDNAATETPAEDAGAEAPAKKPRAKKAAAPVEAETAVTESSPVAAEAAEGTEAADAPAKKPRAKKAAASSEG, encoded by the coding sequence ATGCAGACTGTCGAGACGTTGAACGAGGGCCTGAAGCGTGCCTACACGCTGACCATCACCGCCAAGGACATCGATGCCAAGGTCGATGCCGAGGTGAAGCGCATCGCGCCGCAGGTGAAGATGCCCGGCTTCCGCCCCGGCAAGGTCCCGGCCAATCTCGTGCGCAAGATGCATGGTGAATCGCTCGCCGCCGACGCGCTCAACAGCGCGATCCAGCAGGGCGTGCAGCAGCTAATCGCCGACAAGGCGCTGCGTCCCGCGATGCAGCCCTCGGTCGCGCTCAACGACGATTACGCACCCGGCCAGGACGCCGCGGTCACCGTCGAGCTGGAAGTGCTGCCGGCCGTCCCGGCACCGGCGATCGATTCGCTCAAGCTCGAGCGGCTGACCGTGCCCGTCGCCGACGAACTGGTCGACGAGCAGCTGCAGAAGTTCGCCGACCAGTCGAAGAAGTGGGATGACGCCGACGACAAGGCCGCCGAGACCGGCGACCTCGTCACCGTCGATTTCGTCGGCAAGACCGCCGACGGCGTCGCCTTCGACGGCGGCACCGGCACCGACATGGGCGTCGAGCTCGGTTCGGGCCGCCTGATCCCCGGTTTCGAGGAGCAGCTCGTCGGCGTGAAGCTCGGCGAGGAGAAGGTGCTCAACGTGACCTTCCCCGAGGATTACGGCGCCAAGGAGCTCGCCGGCCAGCCCGCGACCTTCGAGATCACCGTCAAGAAGATTCAGGTCGCCGCGGAGAGCAAGATCGACGAGGATCTCGCCAAGAACCTCGGGCTCGAGAGCCTCGAGCAGCTGCGCGGCCTGATCAAGGGTCAGATCGAGCAGGAGCATAACGGCCTCACCCGCACCCACATGAAGCGCAAGCTGCTCGACCAGCTCGCCGAGGGTCACGATTTCGAAGTGCCGCCGTCGATGGTCGAGGCCGAGTTCGCGCAGATCTGGCAGCAGCTGGAGCATGAAGCGACGCACGAGGAAGATCCCGCCGCGGCGCTCGCCGAGATGGAAGCCGAGCGCGACGATTACCGCAAGATCGCCGAGCGCCGCGTGCGTCTGGGTCTGCTGCTGTCCGAAATCGGCCAGGCGAACGGCGTCGAGGTGTCGCAGCAGGAGATGAACCGGTTGATCGCGCAGGCCGCGCAGCAGTATCGCGGCGAGGACCAGCAGCGCTTCATCCAGTATGTCCAGCAGGAGCCGATGGCGGCCGCCCAGCTGCGCGCGCCGCTGTACGAGGACAAGGTCGTCGACTTCCTGTTCGACAAGGCCGAGGTGACCGACCGCGAAGCGACCCGCGAGGAGCTGGAAGCCGCGATCGAGAGCGAGGACGGTTTCGCGACCGGCACGCACACGCACGATCACGACAACCACAAGCCCAAGGCGAAGAAGGCCGCGGGCGAGGCCAAGCCGAAGAAGGCCGCCGCCAAGAAGCCGGTCGCCGAGGGCGACAATGCGGCGACCGAGACCCCGGCCGAGGATGCCGGTGCCGAAGCGCCCGCCAAGAAGCCGCGCGCCAAGAAGGCCGCCGCGCCGGTCGAGGCCGAGACCGCGGTGACCGAATCGTCGCCGGTCGCAGCGGAAGCGGCGGAAGGCACCGAGGCCGCCGACGCTCCGGCGAAGAAGCCGCGCGCGAAGAAGGCCGCTGCGTCGAGCGAGGGCTGA
- a CDS encoding peptidylprolyl isomerase: MIGFVRVATLAMSLVAVPVAAQQAAPAAAPVPTPQPTPALPRVALETSVGRFVIEADIVHAPISAGNFLKYVDGKRLDGVSFYRAVKIGDHFGFVQFGPDGEIKRLLPPIKHEPTTQTGIRHTDFTVSTARFEPGSARGEFTISIGDQPSFDADPSKPGDNLGYAAFGHVVEGQDTILKVFDAPVSPTATLRGAFKGEVPVTKVTILTARRVK, from the coding sequence ATGATCGGTTTCGTTCGGGTCGCGACGCTTGCCATGTCCCTCGTCGCGGTGCCGGTGGCGGCGCAACAGGCTGCGCCTGCGGCCGCACCGGTGCCCACGCCGCAGCCGACGCCGGCGCTGCCGCGCGTCGCGTTGGAGACCAGCGTCGGGCGGTTCGTGATCGAGGCGGATATTGTGCATGCGCCGATCAGCGCGGGCAATTTCCTCAAATATGTCGACGGCAAGCGGCTCGACGGGGTGAGCTTCTATCGCGCGGTGAAGATCGGCGACCATTTCGGCTTCGTGCAATTCGGGCCGGATGGCGAGATCAAGCGGCTGCTGCCGCCGATCAAGCATGAGCCGACGACGCAGACGGGGATCCGCCATACCGACTTCACCGTTTCGACCGCGCGGTTCGAACCGGGCAGCGCGCGCGGCGAGTTCACGATCAGCATCGGCGACCAGCCGTCGTTCGATGCGGACCCGAGCAAGCCGGGCGACAATCTCGGCTATGCAGCGTTCGGCCATGTCGTCGAGGGGCAGGATACCATCCTGAAGGTGTTCGACGCGCCGGTGTCGCCGACCGCGACGCTGCGCGGCGCGTTCAAGGGCGAGGTGCCGGTGACCAAGGTGACGATCCTCACCGCGCGGCGGGTGAAATAG
- a CDS encoding barstar family protein: MTTIELDGRGWRSRADFYAALLPRLGAEPWVGGNLDALFDCLGGGIADLAPPFEVIVRHVGDLPADELAYVRRAEQVFDDARAEFGRDVRLRFV, from the coding sequence GTGACGACGATCGAGCTCGACGGGCGCGGCTGGCGGAGCAGGGCGGACTTCTACGCCGCGCTGCTGCCGCGGCTCGGCGCGGAGCCGTGGGTCGGCGGCAATCTGGATGCGCTGTTCGATTGTCTCGGCGGCGGCATCGCCGATCTGGCGCCGCCGTTCGAGGTGATCGTCCGCCATGTCGGCGACCTGCCGGCGGACGAGCTTGCCTATGTGCGGCGTGCGGAGCAGGTGTTCGACGATGCCCGTGCGGAATTTGGGCGGGATGTGCGGTTGCGGTTCGTCTGA
- the gatB gene encoding Asp-tRNA(Asn)/Glu-tRNA(Gln) amidotransferase subunit GatB: MTETSYRIQGATGEWEVVIGLEVHAQVTSNAKLFSGAATAFGAEPNTQVSLVDAAMPGMLPVPNMECIRQAVRTGMAIDAQINRWSRFDRKNYFYADLPQGYQISQLYHPLVGEGAIEISPDDKNPDATKTIGVERIHVEQDAGKLMHDQHPTRSYVDLNRSGVALMEIVSRPDMRSPAEAGAYLRKLRAILRYVGSCDGNMEEGSMRADVNVSVRKPGGELGTRTETKNVNSVRFVMAAIEYEAKRQVEVIEDGGRIVQETRLFNVESGTTRSMRSKEDAHDYRYFPDPDLLPLELEEAFLAECRSSLPELPDAKRKRYESLGISAYQADVLTAEVEAARWFDALLDAGAKPVAAANWTTSELFGALNRTGRDIADSPVSPAQAAELLALVADGTLSGSLAKQVFEVMLETGDAPSKIVEDRGLKQTSDTGAIEAVIAEVIARSPNQLAQYRGGKETLFGFFVGQTMKAMGGKANPAVVNELLKKALA, encoded by the coding sequence ATGACCGAGACCAGCTACCGCATCCAGGGCGCCACCGGCGAGTGGGAGGTCGTGATCGGCCTCGAGGTCCATGCGCAGGTCACTTCCAACGCCAAATTGTTCTCGGGCGCGGCGACTGCGTTCGGGGCGGAGCCGAATACGCAGGTCAGCCTCGTCGATGCGGCGATGCCGGGGATGCTGCCGGTGCCGAACATGGAGTGCATCCGGCAGGCGGTGCGCACCGGCATGGCGATCGACGCGCAGATCAATCGCTGGTCGCGGTTCGATCGTAAGAATTACTTCTACGCCGATCTGCCGCAGGGCTATCAGATCAGCCAGCTCTATCATCCGCTGGTCGGCGAGGGCGCGATCGAGATCAGCCCCGACGACAAGAACCCCGACGCGACCAAGACGATCGGCGTCGAGCGCATCCACGTCGAGCAGGATGCCGGCAAGCTGATGCACGACCAGCATCCGACGCGCTCCTATGTCGACCTCAACCGCTCGGGCGTCGCGCTGATGGAGATCGTCAGCCGGCCCGACATGCGCTCGCCGGCCGAGGCGGGGGCGTATCTGCGCAAGCTGCGTGCGATCCTGCGCTACGTCGGCTCGTGCGACGGCAATATGGAAGAAGGCTCGATGCGCGCCGACGTCAACGTCTCCGTGCGCAAGCCGGGCGGCGAACTGGGCACGCGCACCGAGACGAAGAACGTCAATTCGGTGCGCTTCGTCATGGCGGCGATCGAATATGAGGCGAAGCGCCAGGTCGAGGTGATCGAGGACGGCGGCCGCATCGTCCAGGAGACGCGGCTGTTCAACGTCGAGAGCGGCACCACCCGCTCGATGCGCTCGAAGGAAGACGCGCACGATTACCGTTACTTCCCCGATCCCGACCTGCTGCCGCTCGAACTGGAGGAGGCGTTCCTCGCCGAGTGCCGCTCTAGCCTTCCCGAACTGCCCGACGCCAAGCGCAAGCGGTACGAATCGCTCGGCATCTCGGCCTATCAGGCGGACGTGCTGACCGCCGAGGTCGAGGCGGCGCGCTGGTTCGATGCGTTGCTCGATGCCGGGGCCAAGCCGGTCGCGGCGGCGAACTGGACGACGTCGGAGCTGTTCGGCGCGCTCAACCGCACCGGGCGCGATATCGCCGATTCGCCGGTGTCGCCGGCGCAGGCCGCCGAGCTGCTCGCGCTGGTCGCCGACGGTACGCTGTCGGGCAGCCTCGCCAAGCAGGTGTTCGAGGTGATGCTGGAGACGGGCGATGCGCCGTCGAAGATCGTCGAGGATCGCGGCCTCAAGCAGACCAGCGATACCGGCGCGATCGAGGCGGTGATCGCCGAGGTGATCGCCAGGAGTCCCAACCAGCTCGCGCAATATCGCGGCGGCAAGGAGACGTTGTTCGGTTTCTTCGTCGGCCAGACGATGAAGGCGATGGGGGGCAAGGCCAATCCGGCGGTGGTCAACGAGCTGCTCAAGAAGGCGCTCGCCTGA
- a CDS encoding type II toxin-antitoxin system VapC family toxin, which yields MILLDTNIIADLLSNATGYEPEWSRRTVVAAEQSDVLGCNHIVLAEIIAGSCRADMVLDDLETLHVEVLPLTVEAALAGGRAFGDYRRRGGKRERVLPDFLIAGHAQVLGATLMTRDRRLATYFPDLTLITPETHP from the coding sequence GTGATCCTGCTCGACACCAACATCATCGCCGATCTGCTCAGTAATGCCACCGGCTACGAACCCGAATGGTCGCGCCGTACCGTCGTTGCAGCGGAACAATCGGATGTCCTTGGCTGCAACCACATCGTCCTGGCGGAAATCATCGCTGGATCATGCCGGGCGGACATGGTCCTCGACGATCTCGAAACCCTGCACGTCGAGGTGCTGCCGTTGACGGTCGAGGCGGCGCTTGCCGGTGGCCGGGCTTTCGGCGACTATCGTCGGCGCGGCGGCAAGCGGGAGCGCGTGTTGCCCGATTTCCTGATCGCCGGCCACGCTCAGGTGCTCGGCGCGACGCTGATGACCCGCGATCGCCGGCTCGCGACCTATTTTCCAGACCTTACCCTCATCACCCCAGAGACGCATCCATGA
- a CDS encoding AbrB/MazE/SpoVT family DNA-binding domain-containing protein: MATLLDKRTTTNMTSKGQVLIPKDVRDAIGLVPGRPVDVGINDRGEAVVVPGKRWPDETPDEREARLAAFFARIRERPQFTQSGADFVRDIRGDEPLP; encoded by the coding sequence ATGGCGACTTTACTCGACAAGCGCACGACGACGAACATGACGAGCAAGGGTCAGGTGCTGATCCCCAAGGACGTGCGCGACGCGATCGGGCTGGTGCCGGGGCGGCCGGTGGATGTCGGGATCAACGATCGCGGCGAGGCGGTGGTCGTTCCGGGCAAGCGCTGGCCGGACGAAACGCCGGACGAGCGGGAGGCGCGGCTTGCGGCCTTCTTTGCGCGGATCCGCGAACGTCCGCAGTTCACGCAATCGGGAGCGGACTTCGTGCGCGACATTCGCGGTGACGAACCGCTGCCGTGA
- the gatA gene encoding Asp-tRNA(Asn)/Glu-tRNA(Gln) amidotransferase subunit GatA, with translation MAELTELGVAALRDGVRSGAFSAVEVADAFVVKVAKAKPLNAFLVETPDHALAAARAADAARAAGETLKPLAGVPIGMKDLFCTNGVATTAASHILEGFVPTYESTISQKLWDAGAGMLGKLNMDQFAMGSSNETSAFGNVISPWRRPGSDAPLAPGGSSGGSSSAVAAGLCPGATGTDTGGSIRQPAAFTGISGIKPTYGRCSRWGTIAFASSLDQAGPMARDVRDCAILLEAMAGFDAKDATSLQLDVPRWEQGLSGNLAGKRVGIPKEYRVDGMPEEIEALWQAGIDWLRDAGAEIVEVSLPHTKYALPAYYIIAPAEASSNLARYDGVRYGLRELPANESGGGAGLQDMYAATRAAGFGPEVKRRIMIGTYVLSAGFYDAYYTQAQKVRALIARDFERAFEQCDVLLTPTAPSAAFALGEKSADPIAMYLNDVFTVPSSLAGLPAMSVPGGLDKQGLPLGLQIIGKPLDEQGVLNAGLAIEQRAGFTARPQAWW, from the coding sequence ATGGCCGAGCTGACCGAATTGGGCGTCGCCGCCCTGCGCGACGGGGTGCGCAGCGGCGCTTTTTCCGCGGTCGAGGTCGCCGACGCCTTCGTGGTGAAGGTGGCGAAGGCCAAGCCGCTCAACGCCTTCCTCGTCGAGACGCCCGATCATGCGCTGGCCGCGGCGCGCGCCGCCGATGCCGCGCGCGCGGCGGGCGAGACGCTGAAGCCGCTCGCCGGCGTGCCGATCGGGATGAAGGACCTGTTCTGCACGAACGGCGTCGCGACCACCGCGGCGAGCCATATCCTCGAAGGCTTCGTGCCGACCTACGAATCGACGATCTCGCAGAAATTGTGGGATGCCGGCGCGGGGATGCTCGGCAAGCTCAACATGGACCAGTTCGCGATGGGCTCGTCGAACGAGACCAGCGCGTTCGGCAACGTGATCTCGCCGTGGCGGCGGCCGGGCAGCGACGCGCCGCTGGCGCCGGGCGGCTCGTCGGGCGGCAGTTCGTCGGCGGTGGCGGCGGGGCTGTGTCCGGGCGCGACCGGCACCGACACCGGCGGTTCGATCCGCCAGCCGGCGGCGTTCACCGGGATCAGCGGCATCAAGCCGACCTATGGCCGCTGCTCGCGCTGGGGGACGATCGCTTTCGCCTCGTCGCTGGATCAGGCGGGGCCGATGGCGCGCGACGTGCGCGACTGCGCGATCCTGCTCGAGGCGATGGCCGGGTTCGACGCCAAGGATGCGACCTCGCTCCAGCTCGACGTGCCGCGCTGGGAACAGGGGTTGTCGGGCAATCTCGCGGGCAAGCGCGTCGGTATTCCCAAGGAATATCGCGTCGACGGCATGCCCGAGGAGATCGAGGCGCTGTGGCAGGCGGGGATCGACTGGCTGCGCGACGCGGGCGCGGAGATCGTCGAGGTCTCGCTGCCGCATACCAAATATGCGCTGCCGGCCTATTACATCATCGCGCCGGCGGAGGCCTCGTCCAACCTCGCACGCTATGACGGCGTGCGCTACGGCCTGCGCGAGCTGCCCGCCAATGAATCCGGGGGCGGGGCGGGGTTGCAGGACATGTATGCCGCGACCCGTGCCGCCGGCTTCGGCCCCGAGGTGAAGCGCCGCATCATGATCGGCACCTATGTGCTGTCGGCGGGCTTTTACGACGCCTATTACACGCAGGCGCAGAAGGTCCGGGCGCTGATCGCGCGCGATTTCGAGCGGGCGTTCGAACAGTGCGACGTGCTGCTGACGCCGACAGCGCCGTCGGCGGCGTTCGCGCTCGGCGAGAAGTCGGCCGATCCGATCGCCATGTATCTCAACGACGTGTTCACCGTACCGTCGAGCCTCGCAGGCCTGCCGGCGATGAGCGTGCCGGGCGGGCTCGACAAACAGGGACTGCCGCTGGGGTTGCAGATCATCGGCAAGCCGCTCGACGAGCAGGGCGTGCTGAACGCCGGGCTGGCGATCGAGCAGCGGGCGGGCTTCACGGCGCGGCCGCAGGCGTGGTGGTAG
- the gatC gene encoding Asp-tRNA(Asn)/Glu-tRNA(Gln) amidotransferase subunit GatC, with amino-acid sequence MSVDTATVKKVAALARIAITDEDAARLAPELSNILGWIEQLEGVDTAGIEPMTAVIPNQLRLREDVTDADPLTGGGIRDALMANAPQAEHGFFTVPKVIE; translated from the coding sequence ATGTCCGTAGACACCGCCACCGTGAAGAAGGTCGCCGCGCTCGCGCGCATCGCGATCACCGACGAGGATGCCGCGCGCCTCGCCCCCGAACTCAGCAACATCCTCGGCTGGATCGAGCAACTGGAAGGGGTGGATACCGCCGGCATCGAGCCGATGACCGCGGTCATCCCCAACCAGCTGCGCCTGCGCGAGGACGTGACCGATGCCGATCCGCTGACCGGCGGCGGCATTCGCGACGCGCTGATGGCCAATGCCCCCCAGGCGGAGCATGGCTTCTTTACCGTTCCCAAGGTGATCGAATAA